AATAATGGGGTCATGCTTGAATCGCCCCCACAACAGCGGCAGGTCTTGCGGGACCTGGCGATACTCGCCGATCTCGGACCAGCCGCCTGGGCCATGAAAATCACTGCCGGCACTGACCAGCAGACCAAATTCGCGGGCAAGGATCGCCAGGCTGCCGACCTGTTCGGCGGGCTGATGCCCGTTGACCACTTCGATCGCGTGGCCGCCCGCTCCAATATAGTCGCTGATCAGCTTGCGGCGCTTGCTGCGGGTGAAATCGTAATGCCAGGGATGCGCCAGGCTGACCCAGGCCCCGGCGGCCCGCAACGTCGCGACGGTGTCCCCCAGGGTCGGCCAATGTTGCTTCACATCGCCCAACTTGCCCGCGCCCAACCATTTGCGGAAGGCTTCGGCGCGGTCCTTGACGAAACCTTCGCGCACCATCCAGTCGGCAAAATGCGGACGGGCCGGTGCATTGCCGCTGTCACCCAGCGCCTGCTGGATAGCCCGCGCGCCCTCGAGGGCGCCAGGCATGCCTTTAAGGCCGAGCTTGCGGCTTATTTCTTCGGACCGCAGCCAGCGCCCATCGTGCAATTGGGCGATGGCGGCCACCAAGGAGGGGGCGTTCTGCTCGAAACCGTAGCCGAGCACATGAATGGTGGCGCCGCCCCAGGTGCAGGACAATTCCACGCCGTTGACCAACTGCATACCCAACGCATGGGCCGCCGTGCGGGCCTCATCGAGGCCTTCGAGGGTGTCGTGGTCGGTCAGCGACAGGACTCGCACGCCTTTTTCAAACGCACGCGCAACCAGTACCGCGGGCGCCAGGGCGCCGTCGGAGGCCGTGCTGTGGCAGTGCAAATCAACATTCACGGGGGTGTGTAACCTCAAGTCAGCTGGCGCTATCGCAACCAAGGATGTTTGTTATTATGCCGCCACATCCAGCTTCTGGCTCTTACTGTGAAACAATTCATCGACTTCATCCCGCTGTTGCTGTTTTTCATCGTTACCAAACTCGACCCCAGGGTCATCGATATCGCCGGTCACCCACTGTCGTTCGGAGGCATCTACAGCGCCACCGCCGTACTGATCGTCAGCTCCATCGTGGTCTACGGCGCCATCTTCATCTCCCAGCGCAAGTTGGAAAAAAGCCAATGGCTGACCCTCGTCGCCTGCCTGGTGTTCGGTGGCCTGACCCTGGCCTTCCACAGCGAAACCTTCCTCAAATGGAAAGCCCCGGTGGTCAACTGGCTGTTCGCCCTGGTCTTCATCGGCAGCCACTTCATTGGTGATCGCCTGCTGATCAAGCGGATCATGGGCCACGCGCTGACCTTGCCGGAGCCCATCTGGCTGCGCCTGAACGTGGCCTGGATCGTGTTTTTCATCTTCTGCGGTGCGGCCAACCTGTTCGTGGCCTTCACCTTTCAGGAATACTGGGTCGACTTCAAGGTGTTCGGCAGCCTGGCCATGACTTTGTTGTTCCTGGTCGGCCAAGGTATCTACCTGTCGCGCCACCTGCATGACACTGCCGCTACCACGCCGAAAACCGAGGACTGACATGCTCTACGCCATCATTGCCACCGACGTCGCCCACTCGCTGGAAAAACGCCTGAGCGTGCGCCCCGCCCACGTCGAGCGCCTCAAGCAGCTGCAAACCGAAGGCCGCATCGTCCTGGCCGGCCCGCACCCGGCCGTCGACAGCAACGAGCCGGGCGAAGCGGGTTTCACCGGCAGCCTGATCGTTGCCGAGTTCGCCTCCCTGGCCGATGCACAGGCGTGGGCCAAGGCTGATCCGTATGTGGCGGCGGGCGTCTACGCGGATGTCGTGGTCAAGCCGTTCAAGCAAGTCCTGCCTTGAGTCCGGTCGCGGCGAACCAAAACGGTTCGGCGCGATCCCAATGGCTCATTATTCCCGGTAACCTGCCGACAACGTTCTGAATATTCGTGTGGAATCAGGAGTTCCGATGCGCTTACGTCAGTTGTGTCTGTTGGCCGTGTTAACGATCGGGGCGACCGCCCACGCTGAAGAGACCTCCAATGGCGGCAGCTCCACGCCGCTGTCCTTGAGTGCCGGCAGCCAGATCACCGAATTGCAGCAACGCTTGAAAGAAAGCGAAGGGCTGCGCGAAGAACTGAGCAAGCAGCTGCAAAGCGCGCAAGCTACCCGCGAAAGCGCGCAACTGAGTCGCTTGCGTCAGGAGAACCAACGCCTGGCCCAGCAACTCAAAGAGACACAAGACGGCGCGTTGACCCGATGGCTGACCGAGCAGCAGCAATGGTTTGTCACCGGCGCGGCCGTCGCACTGATCGCCTTGCTGTGCGGCATCTTCGCCAGCGGGGGGCACCGTCGTCGTCGACAATGGCTAAATTGAGTGAGTCATGAGCGAGCTGTTACTGATAGATGATGACCAGGAGCTCTGTGAGCTGCTGACCAGTTGGCTGAGCCAGGAAGGTTTCCAGGTGCGCGCCTGCCACGACGGTTCCAGCGCCCGCAAGGCCCTGGCCGAAGCCGCTCCGGCGGCGGTGGTGCTTGACGTGATGCTGCCCGACGGCAGCGGCCTGGAGTTGCTCAAGCAATTGCGCAACGACCACCCGGAACTGCCGGTGTTGATG
This region of Pseudomonas sp. MUP55 genomic DNA includes:
- a CDS encoding septation protein A, with amino-acid sequence MKQFIDFIPLLLFFIVTKLDPRVIDIAGHPLSFGGIYSATAVLIVSSIVVYGAIFISQRKLEKSQWLTLVACLVFGGLTLAFHSETFLKWKAPVVNWLFALVFIGSHFIGDRLLIKRIMGHALTLPEPIWLRLNVAWIVFFIFCGAANLFVAFTFQEYWVDFKVFGSLAMTLLFLVGQGIYLSRHLHDTAATTPKTED
- a CDS encoding translation initiation factor 2; protein product: MRLRQLCLLAVLTIGATAHAEETSNGGSSTPLSLSAGSQITELQQRLKESEGLREELSKQLQSAQATRESAQLSRLRQENQRLAQQLKETQDGALTRWLTEQQQWFVTGAAVALIALLCGIFASGGHRRRRQWLN
- a CDS encoding PHP domain-containing protein — its product is MNVDLHCHSTASDGALAPAVLVARAFEKGVRVLSLTDHDTLEGLDEARTAAHALGMQLVNGVELSCTWGGATIHVLGYGFEQNAPSLVAAIAQLHDGRWLRSEEISRKLGLKGMPGALEGARAIQQALGDSGNAPARPHFADWMVREGFVKDRAEAFRKWLGAGKLGDVKQHWPTLGDTVATLRAAGAWVSLAHPWHYDFTRSKRRKLISDYIGAGGHAIEVVNGHQPAEQVGSLAILAREFGLLVSAGSDFHGPGGWSEIGEYRQVPQDLPLLWGRFKHDPIIATV
- a CDS encoding YciI family protein; the encoded protein is MLYAIIATDVAHSLEKRLSVRPAHVERLKQLQTEGRIVLAGPHPAVDSNEPGEAGFTGSLIVAEFASLADAQAWAKADPYVAAGVYADVVVKPFKQVLP